CGTGAGACCCTCCCTGCCATCTACCACGAAGATTATGGCTTTTGCCTCAGCCAGAACTCTCTGAATCTGTCTTTTTATGCTCTCTGTTATCTCATCACCTCTTTCAAGAACTCCACCCGTATCCGCCACCGTGAAGCTTTTGCCCTGCCAGTGTGCCACACCCTCCACCACATCTCTCGTGACTCCAGGCATATCATGAACGATGCTTTTGCGTCTTCTCACGAGTCTGTTGAAGAGGGTAGACTTCCCCACATTTGGTCTTCCCACTATAAGAACCTCAGCCATAAGGTGAAAAGTTTAAATCAAACTCAGCTGTAATCTATCTTTATTTTGCCTATTATATCCTTGAAGTCTTTCCACTCTATTGCGGGCCAGGTTTCAGTGGTTGCATGACCAAAGGACCTGACAATCATGGCTACCTTTGCAGCTTCTTCGTCATTTGGAGCTTCAAATATGTCAAGGTAGTCGTAGGGTCCAAAGACGACAAGGTTCATAAGCCATTTTACGTTTGGACAGTTCTCTTCGATGAGCTTTTCAGCGTGCTGTTCAATCTCCTTGAGTTTTTCAAGGTTTTTGACTGCGTAGGGAGATATTTTAGTTAGCATCACGTATACACCCATGACATTTCCTCCGCAAAGAAATTTTCAAGTTTTAAGAAATTTTCAAGTTTTTTAGGG
This window of the Aquificaceae bacterium genome carries:
- a CDS encoding GYD domain-containing protein; this translates as MGVYVMLTKISPYAVKNLEKLKEIEQHAEKLIEENCPNVKWLMNLVVFGPYDYLDIFEAPNDEEAAKVAMIVRSFGHATTETWPAIEWKDFKDIIGKIKIDYS